TCGCGTTGACCACCGATTCGTCGACGATCACCTCGATCGCCAACGACTACAGCTACAACGAAATCTTTTCCAAACAGATCCGCGCCCTGGGCCAACCGGGTGATGTGTTGCTGGCAATTTCCACCAGCGGCAACTCGGCGAACATTATTCAAGCGATCCAGGCCGCACATGATCGCGAAATGATTGTCGTAGCATTGACCGGACGCGATGGCGGCGGCATGGCCTCGCTGCTGCTGCCCGAGGACGTGGAAATTCGCGTCCCGGCCAATGTCACCGCACGTATTCAGGAAGTCCACCTGCTGACGATCCACTGCCTGTGCGATCTGATCGACAGCCAACTGTTCGGGAGTGAAGAATGACCGTTAAACGTCT
The genomic region above belongs to Pseudomonas poae and contains:
- a CDS encoding phosphoheptose isomerase; translated protein: MDMQSRIRQLFQASIDTKQQAMDVLAPHIEQASQVMVNALLNEGKMLSCGNGGSAGDAQHFSSELLNRFERERPSLPAIALTTDSSTITSIANDYSYNEIFSKQIRALGQPGDVLLAISTSGNSANIIQAIQAAHDREMIVVALTGRDGGGMASLLLPEDVEIRVPANVTARIQEVHLLTIHCLCDLIDSQLFGSEE